TGCCATAATCTTCTGGCAGAGGAAGTTGGAATGGAGATCTGCTGCCTGCTTCGCACTGTCAAACTGACTAATTATCTCTGCCGGAGCATATATCCAGCCAATTCTCATCCCCGGAGCTATGATCTTTGAGAATGAACCGCTCATGATTCCGTTTTCACCGGCAAATGCCTTTACAGGAATTCTTGGCTTTCTGTCAAAGGCAAGTTCGCCAAAGGCATCGTCCTCATAAAATACGGTTGAAGAACCTTCAAGAATCTCACCGATTTTCTTTCTGGTTTCCTGTGAATATGTTCTCCCTGAAGGGTTCTGAAAGTTTGGAATACCATAGAAGAATGCAGGATTTTTCTTACAGACAAGATCTTCAAACTCCACTGTATCAATTCCGTCATCAGACAATCCGACCGTTGCAAATTCAGGCTCGTACAATGAGAAAGCCTCAATCGCCCCAAGATATCCGGGCCTTTCCATACCAATGCAGTCGCCGGGATCGGTGAATATCTTGGCAACAAGATCAAGGCACTGCTGTGAACCATTGACAATTCTTATCTCATCAGAACCTGCATTCAGGCCAAGCCTTTTGTTGTACCGGTCTGCAATATACTCACGGAGGGGCAGGTATCCGTCAGTGGTTGTGTACTGGAGTGCCTCAGAACCTTCATCTTCAAATACAGAAACTGCTGCTGATTTTAAGCCCTCAACATCCAAAAGATCTGCCGACGGAAGACCGCCGGCAAAAGAGATCACACCCGGTTTTGAGGAGAGTGAGAATAGTCTTTCAATAAAAGATTCGGGCATATTTGACATTCTTGCGGCAAACTGGTAATTCATCAGGGTAATATTTGCGGTTCAGGACAATATATTTTACACCCGAAAATTTATTAGGATTGCAAAATAATCAATCCGGAAGTACTTCCGGCAGACTATATGAAAGATAAAACAGATATTCATAACAGATGAAAATTGATGAATTCAGACTTGAGAGATTTCTCGCGGAATATGAATTCAGTGCACCGCATCTTCTGTGCACCTCAGACTGTCAGTCGGTTTCAGTCAGTGATCTTCTCGGCATGACAGAATATTCGCTCTCAGACCTTGGAAAACTTCACCTCGGATATACGGAATCAAAAGGGTCACCCCTGCTGCGTGAAAAGATCTCAGAATTATACACAGATATCAGTCCGGACGAAATCGTAGTATTTGCAGGCGCTGAAGAGGCGATATTTGTCTTTATGAATGTATTTCTCAGCACCGGCGATCATGTCATTGTCCAGTATCCGGCATACCAGTCATTATATCAGATAGCAGAGGCAGCCGGGTGCAGTGTCAGCAGATGGATGATGAAGGAAGAAGACGGCTGGAAACCTGATATTGAAGAACTAAAGAATATGATTCAGGGCAATACAGGAGCTATTGTCATAAACACACCGCACAACCCGACCGGTTATCATTTTACAGAGGCAGAATTTAAAGAGATCAGGGAAATTGCAGCAGAAAAAGGGATAACCATTCTCTCAGATGAGGTCTACAGGGGGCTTGAATACGACAGAAGTGACAGACTTCCGGCTATGGCAGAGATATACGGGAAAGGTGTCTCCATTGGAGTCATGTCAAAGGCTTTCGGCCTTGCCGGTCTCAGAATCGGGTGGCTAATATCAAAAGACAGAGAACTCTTAAAGAAGATAATGGGCTTTAAGGACTATACAACAATATGCTCATCAGCACCCAGTGAATTCCTCTCCACCGCAGCCCTGACTGTATCGGAGGAAATCTTCCGGAAAAATGTTGCCATAATACAGGAAAACCTCCCATATCTGGACCGTTTTTTTGAAAAACAGAGGGATACCTTCTCGTGGGTAAAGCCGGGAGCAGGGCCGATTGCATTTCCCTGCATCCTTACCGGAGAAGACAGCATGGAATTTGCAGTGAGAACCATAGATAATTCAGGAGTCCTGCTTCTGCCTTCTGAGATCTACGATTTTGGCACCCGGAATATCAGGATCGGATTCGGACGGGAGGATATGAAAATTTCGCTTGAAAAATTTGAGGATTTTCTGGAGGGCAGATATACTCACTCATTTCAAAACGGGAATTAAGGTAGAGGGCTATTGTAAAGTAAAGGCATTTATATAATAATGGGAAGACCTCCGTCTTTAACAGACAGAAAAAACCCCTGCCGGAAAAATTTCCGGCTATTTTTCACACTCTTCTGATGCAACACGAAGAAATCCGGGATAGCAGAGATTCCACCGTATTGCAGCAAATCTGATGACAATTACAGTCAGGGTTCCGATAATTGTATTTAATGCAAATGTCTCAGGGGTATATGTCATAAGCAGTACATAGATGATACCTCCTGCAAAAATCGGTGTTGCGTACAATTCAGGCCTTAAAATCAGATTTTTCCGGTCAGTAAGGATATCTCTGACAATACCACCCGTAATTCCGGTCAGGATACCCATAATGACAGCGATAGTAGGGCCGTACCCGAGAAGAAGGGTTTTATCTATCGCCTGGATATTGAATACCGCAATTCCGACTGCATCAAGATGAAGAAGCGGTTTATGCGTCCTCCATAAGAGATCTTTCAGGAAGAAGGCCACAACTGCTGCAAAAACTGCAATCCAGACATAAATTACATTATCAAGCCAGAAAACCGGTGCATCAATAATAATATCCCTGAGTGTTCCGCCGCCAAGTGCTGTAATCACGCCGACTACAACAACCCCAAAAATATCCATTCCCCTTTTCGAACCGGCTAATACGCCGGTAATTGCAAAAACAGCAATCCCTGCGACATTCAGAATAATATTGGATGTTATGTAATCAAATGCCATTTGTTAATGCACCATATATGATATTTCAGAAACCGCCGGAAGTTCCCACCAATATATAAAATCGGAATATATCCCTCATTTATCATTAAGACATATAACTGCATCACAGAAAATTTTTCCTCCACATGAATATTACAAGAAGAGAAGATAAAAGGAAAGAGAGGAGGAGGAGTATGGGAAAAGCAGCAGGATAATCTGACATCGGCAGAGGAACATTCATTCCGAAGAGACTTGCAATGATATTTGGAATTGCGATAACAATTGTAACTGATGCCAGCAGCTTCATCACCTGGTTCATATTATTGTTAATTACAGACGCAAACGCATCCATCATCCCGGAGAGAATGCTGGAGTAGATATTTGCCATCTCAATAGCCTGCGTGTTCTCTATGATAACATCCTCCAAAAGATCTGTATCCTCCTCATACATTCTAAGCGGCCTGAATTTCAGTATTTTCTCGAGGACGCCCTCATTTCCCTTCAGCGATGTGGAGAAGAATACAAGACTCTTCTCAATATTTAAGAGCTGAATAAGCTCCCTGTTTTTCATAGACTTCTGTAGATTAATCTCAATTGCCCCGGATTTCCGGTCAAGAATTCTCAGGTAACGTAAGTACATAAGGGAGTTTTTATACAGAACTAAAAAGAGCAGCCTTGTCCTTTTAAATGTGCTGAATTTCAGGAATTCATCATTTAAGTACCCGGAGATAAGAGGATTTTCCCTCAGACAGACAGTAACAAGGTACTTTTCGGTGATCATTATACCAAGCGGCAGAGTGCTGTATTCATATGGTGTAGTCTCCGAAGTCTCCTCAGGGATATCCACCACGATCAGCGTAACTTCTCCCTCAAATTCAAGGCGGCTTCTCTCCTCCTCATCAAGTGCCGCGTAGAGATATTCTTCAGGAATACCTGTAATTTCTGAGACAGAGGAAATCTCATCTGAGGATGGTCCGGTGAGATGAATCCAGCAGTCTTCCTCAATATCCGTTATCCTCTCCTGTATAACAGACTCTCCCGATTTTCTGGTTTTAATAATTTCAATCATACTTCTCTTCCGGAAACATTACAGCATTCAGCCAGAACATAAAGGCATCCCAGGTTCAGATATAAGGGATCAGATTTTGCAGATTCCATAACAAAGGCAGCACAAATCCCTTTCATTCCTAATATCTGATATACCAGGTATATAAATAACTAATCTGTACTGATTATGGATTAAATATCGAAGATATTAAAACCTGTAAAACATATACTGAAAATACAGTAACATTACCAGTGACAGCACACCCGGAAAAATAAGCAGCCGGAAGAGTGAAGAGATCAATAATACAGTAAGGCATAGAGTTATAATAACAAGAACAGATATAACCGATTAAAACAATATTATAATAACTGGAGTTGGAATTTCTGGCAAGTTATAAAGGGAACAGTGATCCGGGCGAAGCAATAATCAGAGTTAAGCTGCCTAATAAGAAGAAAGACGAGATTTTTGCTACCGCAGATCTGATGCTCGGTGCAAATCACATAAGAGTAAGATGCTATGACGGCATAACAAGGACAGGCAGAATTAAAGGAAAAATCAAGAAGAGAGTCTGGATCAGAGAGGGTGATGTTCTGATTGTAGTTCCGTGGTCATTCCAGGACGAAAAGTGCGACATCATCTACAGGTACACCAGACCACAGGTGGAATGGTTAAGGAAGAATAAATATATTTAATATTTATATCACATATTTTCAATTTTAATTATATATTCCTTAATTACTATTTTACTGACGTCCTGAAGAGTATACTCGGCAGGAGTTCCCGAAGGAGTCAATCCTCCGGATATAATTGAATCTCCGCTGAAATAATTGTCCCAGGCAACAGAATAATCATTGCCGGAGTCAGGAACATATTTTATCGTAACATCTGCTGTTGGGTCACAGTCATCTATTGTAGTATCAGGCGGATTTAACATACTCATCTGGAGAGCACCTATACCACTCAGATACTGTTTAACCGGAGATTCTACAGAGAGCAGACTTATCACCAGAGTGCCGGTATCATCATCCATAAACCACCGGGGATCCGCAGCCATAACCGAACCGGCATTAAACTTCTGCCTTCTGACAAATGCGCCGTTCTCAATTGACATCACTGCCTCACCTTCAGAAGAGGTGTATCTCAGCTCCCCCGGGTAAAATATCTTACTTCCGGGTGAACCGTCAGAGAGAGTATATTCAATTTCAAAATACTGCACACTCTCAGATACGTTGATAGTCTCAAGATTACCCCCGGATACCATAACAGAGAGATCGCGATACGGAACATTGCTGAATGTCAGAATTTTCATATCATTCTGAATGGTTATCATCGTCTGCTCCATACTCTTCTCATCAGAACCAACCTGAGTTTCAATCAAAACCGGATAACCATAAAATGTAACCATCGCAATTCCGGTTATGACAATGGAGAACATTATTATAAACCCTATAGATTCTGAAACTGCATTATCATCCCTTAAAGCCCTCAGACTATGTATAAATCCACATATGGTCTTAGAGCTTATAGTCATCTGAAACCTCCGGAGTCATATGTTATCACATTTTCACCTGTACCTGTGGTATTTCCTGTAACACCCCTTGTTGCACCTATACCTGAGAGGGAGATTCTTGTTGTAATATAACCGTCAGTGACAATTATAGTCTGTCCGGCCCCGGTCGCCAGTGGATCAAGCCTCAGATAATACTCTTTCCCGGCAACATCATCAGGAATATTAAAAGATGTCACAACCCTGCCGGTCTCAGGTGCAACCGCATAAAGATCCACAACCCTTACACTCATACCATTGCCAATATCCACAAAAGAGTTGTATTTTATAGTATTCGAGGGTTTTTCGATGAATATTGTGTTCGCCGCAAAAAAGACAACTACAAGCATCACAACCATGACTGTTGTAATGTTTAAATACTCAACCATAGTGCTCACTGCTGAGTCATCAGGCCTTCTGAGCATCCTTTTGCAGTTATTTATCACCCTGTCGGAGATATCCACCCCGTAACAAGGTAATTTTGACCAGAATAATAACTCAGATGACAATATCATCCCCCGTATAGTATTTATTTTTCATTCAGAATACCTCATTTTTTTGTGAATAAATTATAGGATTCATCATATGTCGTAATTCCATTATTGAAATGGATTAAAACCTCAGTGTAATCATAAAGTGCATTGCTGCCGGGAGTGCCCTCTGATAGTTCAGATACGGAATTGCTCCTTGTAAGAGAGAGAAGAGACAGTTCATCAATAAGATCATTCTTTGTGCCGTTATCCTCAATTCTGAAAATTCCGGCTGAGAGATCCCTTACATCCTGAATTTCAGTCTTGGGAAATTCAAGCACAGCTTCTGAAGTGGTCTGCCCGACAAGGATCGACTGATTAATCAGAAAAGCCAGGAAAAATATTGAAACACTTACTACAAATCCCATAAGGACAATCCACTGCCCTTCATCATTTATTCTCTCCATAATATCACCTCAAAGCGGACAATACTCTCACTTCCGTCCCATTCAGTCAAAAGATACCTCCCTGTACTTACAGAAGGTCTTTTTGCGTAATTTTCCGGATTGTCAGGCAGGGACTGATTCTCAACCGCCCCGGCATCCACATAATATATAGCAGAACTGAAACTGAGTGAATCTACTATAGTGGTAGCACCGGTTCCGGATGAGATGAGTTCGCTAAAACTCTCTCTGAACTGCAGGGCAGCAGCAGACTCAGATACTCCTCCGGCGTCAATTCCGGAGACTATATCCTCAAGCTCACTCTCATCACCGTAAATATAAGGTGTTGACATAACCCTTAAGGCATCAAAGCCAAGCTGCTCAGTCTGCATATCGCTGATATGGACATCTGCCGGGGTGTAAACCGAAGCAGTGCCCACTATAAAAAAAGCGGTTGTAAGCATGATGAGTCCGGCAACAAGGCCTTCAATGGTAAAAAGCTGCGCTTCATCACCGGGAATCACCATACTGCAACCTCCATCACAACCGGAACCAGATAAGGTTCGGCCATATAATCCCGGCCGTAACCATAATCGAAATCTCCGGATGTGTAGTTATGATCATATAAATTATTATCAAATTCATATGTCAGATTCATGACAACCTGAAATACCGCATCTGCCTGGGAGGAGAACATAGTCGGAGGGAGCAGCATAAATCTGACAGTATCAGAATCTGTCACATTAATGTCATCTGCTGAAGCATCACTTCCCATAGTATAATAAACCCCGTCAACATCGAACCTGTATGTGGTATTCTCAAAACGGTCATAATTCCTCGGAACATATGCCCCGGACTTGTAGTAACGTATCTTTGTAATCTTTACTGATGAGATATAGCTCTTATTCAGGGATGCTGAGAAATTTGAGATCTCAAATAATACAGAATCAGATAGTGGATTTATTCTGTACTCCACCGGAATTTCAGCATTGATGAGTTCACTGTAATTTAAACTGAGTGTAATATCTGTATCAACAGAGGTGAGATTTCTTTCAGCAATATTTGTATTGTATTCTTCGCAGTTAATCTCAGCCACAGGATCAATTCTGATAAGACCGAGTCTTCTCATATATCCATAACCCATATCCGGAACAGGAGAGCCTGCATAATAGGCAGGACCGTCCTTAATCTTCAGGGAGATGTTATAGTTGTACTCAATCTCACCGAATACCGCAAGGTCACGGTAATCATCATCCGTAAACTCAAAATTACCCTGATTAAAGAATTCAATGACCTTTTTTTCAGATAAAACTGCCGGAGATTCAGAGGATAATGAAAGCCCGAATCTCTCGATCTCATCCTTATCCGGTACAGCCAGGTATTCCCAGCCAGGGTCTGAAGGAGAACCCGGGTCTTCCATCAGTATCACAGATGTCCGGTACGCAACAGCATCATAATCAATTCCTGCTCCATTTATACCGACAAAGAGTCCCGGAACGATACTGACCACCATTATAAAAGCCACAATAAAGATCCCAAAACCGACCAGAAAATCAATGGTAAGAAATCCGTCATCGCTACAGTAATCTCTCAGTTCAGACCACATCCCCGGTCATGGAATCAAACTTTAAGGCCGTCAGATTTCCTCTGTCATTGATAAAAATCCTGTAATAACCGGAAGTAATCTCAATATCCATATGAGAACTCTCAGAATTATCAGTTATTCCTGTTATAAGATCATAATTCTTCTCAAATAACTCAGCAGACGGGATAATCTCATCAGTATTAATCTCCCCGCCATACAGGACTCCGGGCCATTCCTCCTCCTGCCATCCCGGCAAAGTGTATTTTAATAAAACATTTTTACCATCACTGACAGCACCAACAATCCAGGAGTCACAATTTCCATATATATCTGCGTTGGTCCCGCGGATTATCCGCACAGAATAATTGTCCCCGGTGAGATAACCGTCAGAGACAGAGAGGTTTAACTGCATAAACGCATACCTGAGATCCATTCTGTCATTATCAGAAAGAGAATCTCCGGAAGTATCATTAAATATTCCGGGGGGCTCTGAATCACCAGCAGAATATGTATTTTCTCCGGACACCTGGCCGGCAGGCACTTCACCCAGACATCCGGATAAAAAAACAAGTGATGTAATGATGAGCAGAACTGAAAAAGAGAGATATTTCACAACAGCAACACCGGTCATATTTACAGATTCCATATTTAAGATGAAACATTAATTAATCTTTGCCGGATAATCCGCCAGGAAATAATATTCACTGATGACAGATAACTGTCAGTAATGATACAGAACAGCAACAGAGGCATGAATATATTTCCGGAAAATAAAAAAGAATCGCTGAAAAAACACCTTAAAAAACGCCATAGAGGCAATTAAGGTGCAATTCAGGCAAAAAATACCCTTATTCAAGGGTGTGAATAACCAGACCAGACAGAAGTTTCGGTTCAAACCATGTGGACTTAGGAGGCATTACATTACCCTCATCGGCAACAGAGAGAACAGTCTCCACTTTTACCGGCTGAAGTGAGAATGCAACTTTAAAGGCACCGCTGTCAACCCTTCCTTTAAGATCAGCAAGCGGTCTTGCGCCGCCGAGATACTGAAGCCTTGGATCTTTTCTGGGATCGGTTATACCAAGCATATCTTCCATAACTTCCTTCTGAAGCACAGATACATCAAGTGATCCAATCACATCTTCCGGATTTCTGACAGGTGCGGACAACTCATACCACTTTCCTGCCAGGTACATATGAATTGTATGAATGGGTGTCTTTGAATCCTTTAGTGGCGGAATTCTGAATACCCGGTCATTAATCTCCCCGTATACCCTGACATCAAAACGGGATTTAATCTCAGCCATAAATGTTTCAGGACTGTAACTTCCAAGATCGGTTACAAGTCTTGAATAACCGTGGATCTTAACCCTGTTCTCCGCAAATATGACCGCCATAAAGCGATCAGACTCAGGAGTCATCCTTCCTTCTGATTCCCTCTTCTCTGCCACATTTACGGATGACTTAGCACGGTGATGCCCGTCGGCGATATAGAAGGAATCAACTCCGGCAAACATATCTTCAAGATCTGTTAAAATTCGCGGGTCAGATATTCTGAATACTTCATGCACCACACCGCTGCCTTCTCTGGCAACTGCATCAGGATTACCCTCAGGCACAAGGGAATCTATATATGAATAAATATCTCCGGAATCACGGTACAGAAGCACAACAAGGCCGGTGTTTGCATTTGTGGTATCGATGTGCTTTGTCCTGTCCTCTTCCTTGTCATAGCGGGTATGCTCATGCTTCTTAATCCGGTCTGCCCTGTAGTCATCAACTGATACATTGGATACAAATCCAAGGTAAATACTCTCACCCTGCTTAATTCTGTACAGGTATATACCAGGCTCCTCATCCTGCACTAAAAGACCTTTTTCCATCAGAATTTTGAGATTTCTGTCCGCAGCCTCATAGACCTCAGGCGATGCGGGATCCACCCCCGGAAGGGTTGCTTCAGACCTGATAACACGCATAAAACTCCGGGGCTGATTTTCAATAATCTCCTTTGCCTCCTCTGTGCTCACAACGTCATACGGAACTGAAGCTATATTTCCTGCTTCTTCTTTAACAGGCCTTACTGCTTTGAAAGGATATATTTTTACCATTTTATTAGTGCCTCTTTCAGATGCCTATTATTTGGTATTTCACAATGTTTATAATTGTCCGAATTATCATGCAGAAATTACTGATGAAATGATTAAAGAAAATTCCGGATATGAAAAAAGCTGTAAATGGCTGTAACTCCAATTGATATATAGCCGGCAGTCAGAGAAATTCACAATAATAGCGGAGATATTACAAAATGGATGATGACAAAATAATTATCAGAAGGGCAAAAACTGAGGACATACCCGGAATAATCGAAATAGAGAAGGAAATATTTGATGACCCCTGGCATAAAGACTCCTTTTATGAAGCAATATTCCTCTTCCCCGGACTTTTCTTTGTTGCCACAGATGACTCGGAAATTACAGGCTTTCTGACCGGAGGAATAGAAGATACCGGCGAGGAGAAATATGGCCATATAATGAATATAGGCACTAAAAAAAGCCGTCAGGGAGAGGGCATTGGCAGCCTCCTGATAAAAAGACTTGAATATGAACTGATTCTCCTTGGAGTTTCAGGCATTCAGCTTGAAGTAAGGGTCTCAAATACCGGCGCACAGGACTTTTACAGAAAACTTGGATTTAGTGATGTCTTTGTAATATCCGAATATTACAGTGACGGGGAAGATGCCCTGCTCATGGGATTCTGGTTCGACTGAGAAGAAGCACATAGAAGAAGCACATCCGGATTGTAAATTATAGATTATAAACATATATTCAGGAATAACCGGAACGAAATGGAGATTATTTCTAAGCGTGCATTCTAATCTCACTACATAGTCTTTAAGCAAACTTTCCGGATAATTTCTGAAAGTCTTGTATTAGACCATACTTTTCTGAAAAAAACTATATCCCTTACAAAAACTCTCATAGAATAATGGGGAGTAAAGAATACGGAATCTCGGTTCACATCTTCAGGCGTGATCTCCGCCTTGATGACAATACTGCGCTGCTGAATGCACTTGAAAGATCAGAAAGGGTAATTCCGGTTTATATCGCCGAACCGGAATTCAGTATAAATAACCAAAATATTCCGGAGGTCAGGCATTCCTTCATCATCAGATCTCTGAATGAACTTGACCTGGAACTGAAAGAGAAAGAAAGCCGGCTTTATTATTTCAGTGACGGAACAGAAAAAGCACTGGAATACCTGATAAAAGAGACCGGTGCTGAAGCATTTTTTGCAAACCGCGATTATTCACCATATGCACAAAAAAGAGATATAAAAGCAGCTGAAATTCTGAACTCTGCAGGAATTACTGATTACTGCCTGACACCCGATCTTATGCTGAATGAACCCGGCAGGGTACTCAGAAAAGACGGTGGTACATACAGCGTATTCACCCCATACTTCAGACGTGCAGAGGAGCATAAGGTAAGAGTGCCCCTGAAATGCAGATATGACAATTTTTACAGGAGTTATGATATAAATCCAGACAAAAATATTATTCCGGGCGGCAGCAATACCAAAATAGAAGTTAAATACGGCACAGAGGGACTCAAAACCGGTTCTGAAAGAAATCACCTGAAGGGAGGAAGGGCTGAGGCACTTA
The sequence above is a segment of the Methanoplanus limicola DSM 2279 genome. Coding sequences within it:
- a CDS encoding aminotransferase-like domain-containing protein encodes the protein MNYQFAARMSNMPESFIERLFSLSSKPGVISFAGGLPSADLLDVEGLKSAAVSVFEDEGSEALQYTTTDGYLPLREYIADRYNKRLGLNAGSDEIRIVNGSQQCLDLVAKIFTDPGDCIGMERPGYLGAIEAFSLYEPEFATVGLSDDGIDTVEFEDLVCKKNPAFFYGIPNFQNPSGRTYSQETRKKIGEILEGSSTVFYEDDAFGELAFDRKPRIPVKAFAGENGIMSGSFSKIIAPGMRIGWIYAPAEIISQFDSAKQAADLHSNFLCQKIMARYLWDNDLDSHIRKITSVYSARCRVMLDIMDDLFMDRLTHTNPEGGMFMLAGLPAGISSLTLFERALAENVAVLPGVPFYAGSGGLDNIRFNFSNADEEMIKTGMERLDAALRSLGV
- a CDS encoding DUF7289 family protein, translated to MTISSKTICGFIHSLRALRDDNAVSESIGFIIMFSIVITGIAMVTFYGYPVLIETQVGSDEKSMEQTMITIQNDMKILTFSNVPYRDLSVMVSGGNLETINVSESVQYFEIEYTLSDGSPGSKIFYPGELRYTSSEGEAVMSIENGAFVRRQKFNAGSVMAADPRWFMDDDTGTLVISLLSVESPVKQYLSGIGALQMSMLNPPDTTIDDCDPTADVTIKYVPDSGNDYSVAWDNYFSGDSIISGGLTPSGTPAEYTLQDVSKIVIKEYIIKIENM
- a CDS encoding magnesium transporter CorA family protein codes for the protein MIEIIKTRKSGESVIQERITDIEEDCWIHLTGPSSDEISSVSEITGIPEEYLYAALDEEERSRLEFEGEVTLIVVDIPEETSETTPYEYSTLPLGIMITEKYLVTVCLRENPLISGYLNDEFLKFSTFKRTRLLFLVLYKNSLMYLRYLRILDRKSGAIEINLQKSMKNRELIQLLNIEKSLVFFSTSLKGNEGVLEKILKFRPLRMYEEDTDLLEDVIIENTQAIEMANIYSSILSGMMDAFASVINNNMNQVMKLLASVTIVIAIPNIIASLFGMNVPLPMSDYPAAFPILLLLSFLLSSLLVIFMWRKNFL
- the rimI gene encoding ribosomal protein S18-alanine N-acetyltransferase, translating into MDDDKIIIRRAKTEDIPGIIEIEKEIFDDPWHKDSFYEAIFLFPGLFFVATDDSEITGFLTGGIEDTGEEKYGHIMNIGTKKSRQGEGIGSLLIKRLEYELILLGVSGIQLEVRVSNTGAQDFYRKLGFSDVFVISEYYSDGEDALLMGFWFD
- a CDS encoding DUF1015 domain-containing protein yields the protein MVKIYPFKAVRPVKEEAGNIASVPYDVVSTEEAKEIIENQPRSFMRVIRSEATLPGVDPASPEVYEAADRNLKILMEKGLLVQDEEPGIYLYRIKQGESIYLGFVSNVSVDDYRADRIKKHEHTRYDKEEDRTKHIDTTNANTGLVVLLYRDSGDIYSYIDSLVPEGNPDAVAREGSGVVHEVFRISDPRILTDLEDMFAGVDSFYIADGHHRAKSSVNVAEKRESEGRMTPESDRFMAVIFAENRVKIHGYSRLVTDLGSYSPETFMAEIKSRFDVRVYGEINDRVFRIPPLKDSKTPIHTIHMYLAGKWYELSAPVRNPEDVIGSLDVSVLQKEVMEDMLGITDPRKDPRLQYLGGARPLADLKGRVDSGAFKVAFSLQPVKVETVLSVADEGNVMPPKSTWFEPKLLSGLVIHTLE
- the eif1A gene encoding translation initiation factor eIF-1A produces the protein MEFLASYKGNSDPGEAIIRVKLPNKKKDEIFATADLMLGANHIRVRCYDGITRTGRIKGKIKKRVWIREGDVLIVVPWSFQDEKCDIIYRYTRPQVEWLRKNKYI
- a CDS encoding trimeric intracellular cation channel family protein, whose protein sequence is MAFDYITSNIILNVAGIAVFAITGVLAGSKRGMDIFGVVVVGVITALGGGTLRDIIIDAPVFWLDNVIYVWIAVFAAVVAFFLKDLLWRTHKPLLHLDAVGIAVFNIQAIDKTLLLGYGPTIAVIMGILTGITGGIVRDILTDRKNLILRPELYATPIFAGGIIYVLLMTYTPETFALNTIIGTLTVIVIRFAAIRWNLCYPGFLRVASEECEK
- a CDS encoding DUF7288 family protein, which produces MVIPGDEAQLFTIEGLVAGLIMLTTAFFIVGTASVYTPADVHISDMQTEQLGFDALRVMSTPYIYGDESELEDIVSGIDAGGVSESAAALQFRESFSELISSGTGATTIVDSLSFSSAIYYVDAGAVENQSLPDNPENYAKRPSVSTGRYLLTEWDGSESIVRFEVILWRE
- a CDS encoding DUF7287 family protein, which codes for MWSELRDYCSDDGFLTIDFLVGFGIFIVAFIMVVSIVPGLFVGINGAGIDYDAVAYRTSVILMEDPGSPSDPGWEYLAVPDKDEIERFGLSLSSESPAVLSEKKVIEFFNQGNFEFTDDDYRDLAVFGEIEYNYNISLKIKDGPAYYAGSPVPDMGYGYMRRLGLIRIDPVAEINCEEYNTNIAERNLTSVDTDITLSLNYSELINAEIPVEYRINPLSDSVLFEISNFSASLNKSYISSVKITKIRYYKSGAYVPRNYDRFENTTYRFDVDGVYYTMGSDASADDINVTDSDTVRFMLLPPTMFSSQADAVFQVVMNLTYEFDNNLYDHNYTSGDFDYGYGRDYMAEPYLVPVVMEVAVW
- a CDS encoding aminotransferase class I/II-fold pyridoxal phosphate-dependent enzyme, whose product is MKIDEFRLERFLAEYEFSAPHLLCTSDCQSVSVSDLLGMTEYSLSDLGKLHLGYTESKGSPLLREKISELYTDISPDEIVVFAGAEEAIFVFMNVFLSTGDHVIVQYPAYQSLYQIAEAAGCSVSRWMMKEEDGWKPDIEELKNMIQGNTGAIVINTPHNPTGYHFTEAEFKEIREIAAEKGITILSDEVYRGLEYDRSDRLPAMAEIYGKGVSIGVMSKAFGLAGLRIGWLISKDRELLKKIMGFKDYTTICSSAPSEFLSTAALTVSEEIFRKNVAIIQENLPYLDRFFEKQRDTFSWVKPGAGPIAFPCILTGEDSMEFAVRTIDNSGVLLLPSEIYDFGTRNIRIGFGREDMKISLEKFEDFLEGRYTHSFQNGN